CCTACTTTATTTGCTGTGTGTTACTCTCCTTAGTGTAAATCTGTAACTATTCCTGCAAACTGGagtagaaaaaagtgaaaaatacttGCTGGTTTTGCTTTGGAAATTTAATTGGTAAACCTAAAATAGtgtttaaatttctgaaaagaaaaaaaatgtaagcccCGTCTAAAAGAGAAATGTGCTGGGGCGGCACCTGGGTTCAGtaggttaattgtctgcctttggctcaggtcgtgattccagggtcctgggatcgagccccatgataggctccctgctcagtggggagcctgcttctccctctccctctgctcctccccctccccctgctcatactctctctctcacttgtgctctctctcataagtaaattaataaaatcttttttaaaataaaaatgaaagagaaattgtgCTCATGTGTTAACTTAGCACGTACAAGTTTTCTAAGACATTAAGTTAGAAAAGCAAAGTCTATCTGGTTACTTGGTGGCATAATGTAATGAGACACTTGAGTTTTGTTGAGTAGAGAAATGTTCAAACAATCCTGTAGCCCTTAAAATGTTTTGACTTTATGTGGCTGGGCAACCATATGCTAGGAGGAGAGTTGTAATTGAGTAGCTTTAACCTGGATATTTTTAAGCTGTGTCCTATAATATATTGTGGTCATGTTAATTAGTGTAATTCATCATACCTTGAAAGGGCCGTGAGGGGTATAGTTTGGTAATTGAACTGAGTAAGCTTGTTGGTATTTAACCCAGTCTTAGGCTCCTCTCAGAAGTCCTCAAGCCACTACTACTTCAAAAAAGGGAGGACACATTTTGATACACCAGTTTTATATCATGCTGCCAGCATAGCATCAAACAGTAGACATTTAAATCATGACTAAGAGTCAGCATATTATAGAATGAAATAGTTGATGATGTTAgtgattttaaacttttctttctttgtgtgtgtgtatacagcaATGAAAACTACTGGTTGTAACTTAGATAAGGTAAATATTCTTCCTAATTCTCTGATCACTCCACTCATATCAAGCAGTATGATTAAGAGTGAAGATGTTACTCCAATGGAAGTAACAGCAGAAAAAAGATCTTCCCCTATTTTTAAGGTGAGTTACATTGATTAGTGCCCCACATCTTCATCTCAGTTATAAAAATTGCTAATTTGATTTCTTGTCCCCatgtttgtgctttttatttttcctgtttctttcacaTGTGTTTCTCTTTAGATGCAGGTAGTGAGTTTTGCTTTTCAGAGTGATTTAACATGCAAATGAAATAGCCTCCAGTGTACCGTGAAGAATTAATGTTAGCTAGACCTGTGGGATGTGGGGTATTAATGGAAGTACAAGTTTAGTATTTTCAGAATTtgagacatttttatttccttttttcccccagtctttTTCTAtaactccctttccctttttcacTTATTCTTTTCCCTCCAAAATGTTACCAGTGATCCAcaagatggaggtatttttaaatttactattaATTCTTGAACTGTAGAATTAGTGTGTTCTTCCTGTCCTAAGCACATCAATAACTGattattacattttttgtttgaCTGTCTTTGCTTACAACATTTATTAAGAAGATATCCTAATGACAGTCAGATATCATGGTATCACTGAGAATCCTAGTCTTACCTGTTTCCCAAAAAAATAATGTAGAGTGGAAAGTTGGTCCCACATATGCGTATGTTTTTAGAATAATAATTGAAGTATATGAGCTAATTTAATGTTTATATAGACatattatttggggatttttattttttagactaCAAAGACAGTTGGATCAACTCAACAAACATTAGAAAATATCTCTAACATAGCAGGAAATGGGTCTTTTTCATCATCATCCTCTTCCCACTTAccttctgaaaatgaaaagcagcagCAGATTCAGCCCAAGACGTACAACCCAGAGACCCTGACAACTATCCAAACACAGGACATTTCACAGCCTGGTACCTTTCCAGCAGTTTCTGCTTCTAGTCAGCTGCCCAACAGTGATGCACTACTACAGCAGGCTACCCAGTTTCAGACCAGAGAAACTCAGTCCAGAGAAGTGCTACAGTCAGATGGTACAGTGGTTAATTTGTCACACCTGACCGAATCATCCCAGCAACAGCAGCAGTCACCACTGCAAGAACAAGCACAGACTTTACAGCAGCAGATTTCATCCAATATTTTCCCATCACCGAATAGCGTGAGTCAGCTACAGAATACGATTCAGCATTTGCAAGCCGGAAGTTTTACAGGCAGTACTGCTAGTGGCAGCAGTGGAAATGTTGACTTGGTCCAACAAGTTTTAGAGGCACAACAACAGttatcttcagttttattttctgctcCAGATGGTAATGAGAATGTTCAAGAACAGCTTAGTGCAGACATTTTTCAACAAGTCAGTCAAATTCAAAATAGTGTAAGCCCTGGAATGTTTTCCTCAACAGAGCCAGCAGTCCATGCTAGAGCAGATAATTTAATAGCTGGAAGAGCCGAAAGTGTTCACCCACCGACTGAAAACACATTGTCCAGtcaacagcagcaacagcaacagcaacaagtGATGGAATCATCAGCCGCGATGGTGATGGAGATGCAGCAGAGTATCTGCCAGGCAGCTGCCCAGATCCAGTCCGAGTTATTTCCTTCACCTGCGTCAGCAAATGGGAACCTTCAGCAATCTCCAGTTTACCAGCAGACTTCTCACATGATGAGTGCGTTATCCACCAATGAGGACATGCAAATGCAGTGTGAATTGTTTTCTTCTCCACCTGCAGTTTCTGGAAATGAAACTACTACAACCACCACACAACAGGTTGCAACCCCTGGCACGACCATGTTTCAGACATCAAGCtcaggagatggagaagaaacTGGTGCACAAGCAAAGCAGATTCAGAACAGTGTCTTTCAGACCATGGTCCAAATGCAACATAGTGGGGACAATCAACCTCAAGTTAACCTTTTTTCATCTACAAAAAGTATGATGAGTGTGCAGAATAATGGGACTCAGCAACAAGGTAATGGTTTATTCCAGCAAGGTAATGAGATGATATCACTCCAGTCTGGGAATTTTTTGCAGCAGTCTTCTCATTCACAGGCTCCACTTTTTCATCCTCAGAATCCTATTGCTGATGCTCAGAACCTCTCCCAGGAAACTCAAGGTTCTATTTTTCACAGCCCAAGTCCTATTGTCCACAGTCAGACTTCTACAACGTCCTCTGAACAAATGCAGCCTCCAATGTTTCATTCTCAGAGTACCATGGCTGTGCTCCAGGGCTCTTCTGTTCCTCAAGACCAGCAGTCGGCCAAcctgtttctttcccagagtccaatgAATAATCTTCAAAGTAACACAGTAGCCCAAGAAgaacagatttcattttttgcagCTCAGAACTCAATTTCTCCACTTCAGTCAACATCTAACACTGAGCAGCAAGCTGCTTTCCAACAGCAGGCTCCAATATCACACATCCAGACCCCTATGCTTTCCCAGGAACAGGCACAACCCTCCCAGCAAGGTATGTTCCAGCCTCAGGTgtccctgggctccctgcctcctAATCCAATGCCTCAGAACCAACAAGGAACAATCTTCCAGTCTCAGCACCCAATAGTCGCTATCCAGAGTAACTCTCCAtcccaggagcagcagcagcagcagcaacagcaacagcagcagcaacagcagcagcagcagagcatTTTGTTCAGTAATCAGAATACCATGGCCACAATGGCATCTCAGAAGCAGCCACCACCAAACATGATGTTCAACCCAAATCAAAATCCAATGGCTAATCAGGAGCAACAGAACCAGTCCATCTTTCACCAACAAAATAATATGGCCCCAATGAATCAAGAGCAGCAGCCCATGCAATTTCAGAACCAGCCTACAGTTTCCTCTCTTCAGAACCCAGGTCCTACCCAGTCTGAGTCGCCACAAACCTCCTTGTTCCATAGCTCTCCTCAGATTCAGTTGGTCCAAGGGTCACCCAGTTCTCAAGAGCAGCAAGTAACACTGTTCCTCTCTCCAGCATCCATGTCTGCTTTGCAGACCAGTATGAACCAACAAGACATGCAGCAGTCTCCTCTTTATTCCCCTCAGAACAACATGCCTGGAATCCAAGGAGCCACATCTTCACCTCAGCCACAGGCGACTTTATTTCACAACACTACTGGAGGCACAATGAACCAACTACAGAATTCTCCTGGCTCATCTCAACAGACTTCCGGAATGTTCTTATTTGGCATTCAAAATAGTAAGAAACTCTTtctgatttcttatttcttaaatgttactGGTTGAAATGGTcagatcattattatttttttttttattaaaaggaagcaaaacacAGGGGTCTTAAGAGCACAGATTGTACTTAGAACTGAGTTCAAGTCTCAGCCATACCACTATATACTGTGAGATCATTGACAAGTTATGTGACCTGCAAAagcttcagtttccacatcttaAATGGTGGTAATATTATGTACTTACTCGGAAAGTTTGTTGGGAGgactaaatgaatatataaatgaatgtgtTTGCCATTTTAATCTATAAgcttgaaaggaaaataaagtaagaatGACAGAAAATATCTCTGCCAATTAAAGCAGGTAGTTTCCAGGGGTAGGAACTCATCTTTAATGTTTATACCAAGGAAAATGTGTAGGACTTATGATTAACGAAGCAAAGATGTTATTTGTATACCACTTAGAGGAGGCCTGGGATGAATTCCAGTACCGTTTGGTGAAAACCTTTTGGGGAGGCTGCCAGGTGCCTCCCTTCTAGTTCTCTATTGAATAAGCACAATAATGAATTTCCCCCAACAACTAATAAATCTCTTCTTATGAATCTTAACAGAAAGTAATCAGGTAGCTTCTCTGTTTTAAATGTCTCTGCAGACTGTAGTCAGCTTTTAACTTCTGGACCAGCTACATTGCCAGATCAGTTGATGGCCATAAGTCAGGCAGGCCAACCCCAGAATGAGGGCCAGCCACCTGTGACAACACTTCTTTCTCAGCAAATGCCAGAGAATTCTTCACTAGCATCCTCTATAAATGCCAACCAGAACATTGAAAAGATTGATTTGCTTGTTTCATTGCAAAACCAAGGGAACAACCTGACTGGCACCTTTTAACTGGATGAGTAAGTATTgcattttggcttcttttttattgaaaatcaTCAATAAATTGTATTACTCTTACAGATTTGGGTTTAAGTAATAACACATTTTAGACCCTCCTCTTTTGAAATACGGCTTTCTCACAAGAGGGTACTCTTTTGATCTGCATAAATTACTCTGAATGATAGCTTGTAGTTGTATTGTTAGTACTAGGCAGTCCTTCTGGCTCTAAGTTTCTTTGTCGTGGAATGACAGAACATCCAACAAATGTAGTATATATTGGATATAATACGTctcatttctcccttcctcaAGAAAGAAGTACTGAGTCAGAAAGTCTGTGGAAGTATAAATATGATGAAGTATCATTTATAGTACTGTAATATACTTCAGGGTCATACAGGATAACGGGaaatttctaaattctttcagTCCCTGGTGAGTTATATTcaacttcttcttttttagaaattCCATGAAGAAAATTCTGATTCCAAGATGTCCTGAGATCATGTGATTCCATGAGGATTTTTGAactgttactttaaaaacaaaacaaagtatgaaAAACTGTGATTGAGTAAATGGATAGATTTCACTCTTACTGCAAAAGAGCACATCTATGCTGCCTGTTGCAGTGATTAGCCACCATCGTTAACatcttcatattttatattcctaATAACAGTGATGACTGAGAATCTATTTGAGTTTCCAGCTGACAGAATTAATTGTTGCTATTTTCCTAGgcgttatttctttaaaagtacaGTTTAAATCCAAAAGCTGGACTGCTCAGTTATTATTGCTATTAGAAAGTAATTCATAATGTCTTGtttacttttgttctttattcatattttctttcctgcATTGTTTTAGTCAAGTAATGGCTtttgagggaaaaaggaaagtttaAATAGTAACTAAAACTAAGGCTGtgatttttcaatataaaaagcACAGCTGTTGGCCAAAGTGAAGgaatctttttttcagtttttatggaGAAACTGGAGGGGTGACATTCTGACAAGTAAGCTGTATTAAGAGCTCTACAcatggtgcgcctgggtggctcagtcattaagagctCTACACAGATAAGCGGCCTCTTTATTTCTCACAAAGGCAGACAACACACAAACTGGGAAGAACTGAAATGctgttgattttatttcttggaGAGTTGTTAATTCTCTGTTTCTCTTAAGGGGTTTAGCCATAACTGTGCATAGAAGATAATTATCTTGCTCTATCAAAAAATGAAGGGGATAATATGTGGTGAATTATGTTCTGATATCCTCCTACAGCAGTTAAAACTGACAACAGCAATTtgagtctgttttcttcttatccCAGTCGTGGACCGATGTTccctttttatattcatttatattcttttccccccttcttcaCTTTGTTTTAGACAATTAGTAATATACTACTAGCTTTGTGACCCTGTAGCAACTTAAAGGAAAAGGCCACTTTGGTCTGGGGTAACCCAGCAACTCCTGCAGCACGGGCGGGACAGGGGCTACCCTTTAAGGAATGAGGGGAGCTGGTTCCTGAGAAACAAgaaacaatgcatttttttccatGAACGGTGCTGTTCTGAAGTCTTCAAATTTTCCCTCTGATAGGAAGCAgtggacattttaattaaaaaaaaaaaaaaaaggcaaactaaaATTCATGAAACATCACTTCTCCCTGAACTGCAGTGAGTGTAATTCACTTGTCACCTCAGTGCTTTACAGTTTGAAGTGGTCACTTATCTGATGGTTCCCACAAGCCTTGGGCTTTACAGGGTCATATCATTGACTTAAAATGAAGAATTAACTTGTGTTACATCTATAGAGAGCAAAATTACACACTCCAGAATTTGCAGTTGTAGCATTAGTTATACAGTTCTGGGTGTTCTTGCCACCCATGGGATGCCTGCTTCTCACTACAACCTGTTGTCTGGACACATGCTTatgtcttattttccttttggcaTGTAGAAAGCTGTTAATACAGTTTAAGGCCAAATTGTGTGTGGCTTCTATATGTAGATAAGATGTTTTGGTATTCatgtccatttcatttattttttaagtgtacaaaaaAATAGCCTGTTAATTGTTTGTTGAAAGctacttttctgtttgtttgtttttaatttttttctctcctatacATTTAGTTGAACTTTGTGGAATtgtggtgttggttttgtttatacagccagatttttttccccctttttgtggTCTTCCTTGGTTCTTTGAATGTgctcttctaattttatttttctctgttcttatatattctttcctccaccccaaccctttctttctttctctctctgattgaGAGGCATTGAATTACGTTTTCAGTAGTACAGGCTTCTTGCCGATATGAAGGGAACTTTTCAGAAAGAGACCTACTCTGGGTCATTTACTTTTGAATACAGTTTTCAATCGTTCAAGTTTTGGATGGTTTATATCTaatgtgtgtttcatttttttggaaaGCTATATTTTGTATTTAGGAAATGGTATACTATTTTGCTATTTGTACTGAGTGAGTACATTGGCATAAAtatagaaatttatatatatacatatatataaactattcttttttttgcCACACATTTTTGTGGTAAATTTGTGAGTTTGTCTGATGTTCTACCACAACGTGGCGTCTGATAACAGTGAGGGGGGGTTTGTTATGTCTTTATTGAGTATTTAAGTATCTTTTGAAACAAATGACTTGTTCATCTGTGGCCATTCCATCGGGCAGTTCCTTGATGTTATTAGTGGGCTAAAGGCAGCTTACTGTGTGTTTGCTGGatctttcactcagcaaaatgtTTGAGTAAGGAAACCCATCTAGGCAGTTGTGTCAAATGGTGTTTCACAAGAATGAGCCATTCAGTCCTTGCTcactatatatttaatattttattgttattgttattattaattggCTTTCTGTAttctatgccttttatttataatgacactaaaaaaaatcccatgtttgtaattttaataacattttccccATCTTGTAATATCCAGAGCTACTTTATAAATTCTCTGAACCAAAAGCATTTTCCTCAATATatcatctctccccaccccatcagGAAAAATTACCCAGTATAGTTCAGGTTATAAGAAGGATCAGCCACACAATCCAGtgcttcagttttaaaatgtaaaactgtaacTGCAGAGGTATAAAGAGGTAGCTTACCCAGCAGGTATAAAAATAAGTAGAGATAAAATACTGTaactttatttctgagttttctgactttttttctaAGAGATTACACAGGAGACTCAGGAAGTCTATTTGATCACCAAGTTCCAATTAGAATGTTTGTTAACACTGCTCCGTGGATGAAGTGGTGGCAAGAAGACTGGCTTGTGTGCTGACTTCTGTTCTGTTGTTTAGCAAGAAGCTTATCATTGTAAAATGCTGATTGCCAATACCAAGTCACCAGGGACCAATTTTCTGTTGTATAGTATCTAAGTTTAGAACAGAACATACACCTGAACTGTATAGTGGCTTGATTGGATGGAGGCAGAAAacccaatttttattttcataaattttgtgGTTATTTATACAAGGGCTGTGCTATGCTACCATATTCTTATTCAAtaatgatgaatttttttttttaacattgtttaaTGTTCTTACCCCTAAAGGTCAATGTTAAGTACAGCATCTGAATATTTGGTTACAAAAAGCCTTTGTCTTCTTACTGAAGAGTTAGCTCAGTGGTCAGTGGTTGATACTTGTGCTGATAATACAATTTCCAGATTACTGTTACAAATTATAACTACATATGGGAGAGACTCCATGAGCCAGCAAAGGCCTTGGAAGCAAcaatttattaaattcatttatggCAGAAGGACCTAAATAAACTATGAACCTTTTGTATTCCTTTAAATTGTTACATTCAATTGCTCTTGCTTTTAGCAACTCACCTTAATGCTTGGAGcttatctctgtgtgtgtgtgtgtgtgtgtgtgtgtgtgtgtgtgtgtgtgttattcttTATTGTCATTCCATTATATATCCACACCAACATGGCAGAAGATAAGTAGAATTCATATTTGCTTCTGAGCTTTATCTTGTTACCTTTGTAATTAGGATATTGTGCTGTTATTTAGTCAGCGCAAATCTGTTTTTGCCAGTCTCCCTAGAACAAGTTTTTAAAGGGCtttgtttattataaaagcaGAAGTAATGAACgatctcccttccttccctccttttttttttttggtaatgttgTATATGCTTTAGTTGAGAATTTCATTGTAGTGCATTTCTTGTCCATCACAACTTCATTTAATCTGCCTAGGAAAAATAATgtcaaaggaaatgagaaagaacttATATCTGAGTCCTTCTAGAACTAAGATAATAATTCCTTTTGACCATTTAAACTGTTTTGGACGCTTGTTTTGGAAAAGTGAAATCCGTTTAGACAGATCAGTAATTTAAGACCAGAATTAAATGCTGTAATAATCAAAGTCTCAAAATAAACATGGCTTATAAATAATCACTAGGAGTAATTTGAGAATTTTTCATTGTTCTCATGAAAATTTCTGTTCTAAAACCTGTTTcctagttgattttttttctgattaactGAAAATTATATGAGGCCTGTTAGCTTTACTCTGCTTCATGACCACAGGCTTCATCGCTACCCTTTGCAACCGTGTTGTATCTGCACACCTTTGGTTATAAAAGGAGGGACTTAGTGAAGACAGAGACTGTATAGTTCAGCagctttattagaaaaataactcAGAGTACATGCCCTAGTAAGTTAGATTAGTAGAATCTTATAAGATATTAAAAAGAGGTTTTA
This genomic window from Ursus arctos isolate Adak ecotype North America unplaced genomic scaffold, UrsArc2.0 scaffold_19, whole genome shotgun sequence contains:
- the NFAT5 gene encoding nuclear factor of activated T-cells 5 isoform X3; protein product: MGLLASIGENMYSVFTLKLYTADASSAPSSSSMGGACSSFTTSSSPTIYSTSVTDSKAMQVESCSSALGVSNRGVSEKQLTSNTVQQHPSTPKRHTVLYISPPPEDLLDNSRMSCQDEGCGLESEQSCSMWMEDSPSNFSNMSTSSYNDNTEVPRKSRKRNPKQRPGVKRRDCEESNMDIFDADSAKAPHYVLSQLTTDNKGNSKAGNGTLENQKGGGVKKSPMLCGQYPVKSEGKELKIVVQPETQHRARYLTEGSRGSVKDRTQQGFPTVKLEGHNEPVVLQVFVGNDSGRVKPHGFYQACRVTGRNTTPCKEVDIEGTTVIEVGLDPSNNMTLAVDCVGILKLRNADVEARIGIAGSKKKSTRARLVFRVNITRKDGSTLTLQTPSSPILCTQPAGVPEILKKSLHSCSVKGEEEVFLIGKNFLKGTKVIFQENVSDENSWKSEAEIDMELFHQNHLIVKVPPYHDQHITLPVSVGIYVVTNAGRSHDVQPFTYTPDPAAAGVMNVNVKKEISSPSRPCSFEEAMKAMKTTGCNLDKVNILPNSLITPLISSSMIKSEDVTPMEVTAEKRSSPIFKTTKTVGSTQQTLENISNIAGNGSFSSSSSSHLPSENEKQQQIQPKTYNPETLTTIQTQDISQPGTFPAVSASSQLPNSDALLQQATQFQTRETQSREVLQSDGTVVNLSHLTESSQQQQQSPLQEQAQTLQQQISSNIFPSPNSVSQLQNTIQHLQAGSFTGSTASGSSGNVDLVQQVLEAQQQLSSVLFSAPDGNENVQEQLSADIFQQVSQIQNSVSPGMFSSTEPAVHARADNLIAGRAESVHPPTENTLSSQQQQQQQQQVMESSAAMVMEMQQSICQAAAQIQSELFPSPASANGNLQQSPVYQQTSHMMSALSTNEDMQMQCELFSSPPAVSGNETTTTTTQQVATPGTTMFQTSSSGDGEETGAQAKQIQNSVFQTMVQMQHSGDNQPQVNLFSSTKSMMSVQNNGTQQQGNGLFQQGNEMISLQSGNFLQQSSHSQAPLFHPQNPIADAQNLSQETQGSIFHSPSPIVHSQTSTTSSEQMQPPMFHSQSTMAVLQGSSVPQDQQSANLFLSQSPMNNLQSNTVAQEEQISFFAAQNSISPLQSTSNTEQQAAFQQQAPISHIQTPMLSQEQAQPSQQGMFQPQVSLGSLPPNPMPQNQQGTIFQSQHPIVAIQSNSPSQEQQQQQQQQQQQQQQQQQSILFSNQNTMATMASQKQPPPNMMFNPNQNPMANQEQQNQSIFHQQNNMAPMNQEQQPMQFQNQPTVSSLQNPGPTQSESPQTSLFHSSPQIQLVQGSPSSQEQQVTLFLSPASMSALQTSMNQQDMQQSPLYSPQNNMPGIQGATSSPQPQATLFHNTTGGTMNQLQNSPGSSQQTSGMFLFGIQNNCSQLLTSGPATLPDQLMAISQAGQPQNEGQPPVTTLLSQQMPENSSLASSINANQNIEKIDLLVSLQNQGNNLTGTF
- the NFAT5 gene encoding nuclear factor of activated T-cells 5 isoform X4; protein product: MGGACSSFTTSSSPTIYSTSVTDSKAMQVESCSSALGVSNRGVSEKQLTSNTVQQHPSTPKRHTVLYISPPPEDLLDNSRMSCQDEGCGLESEQSCSMWMEDSPSNFSNMSTSSYNDNTEVPRKSRKRNPKQRPGVKRRDCEESNMDIFDADSAKAPHYVLSQLTTDNKGNSKAGNGTLENQKGGGVKKSPMLCGQYPVKSEGKELKIVVQPETQHRARYLTEGSRGSVKDRTQQGFPTVKLEGHNEPVVLQVFVGNDSGRVKPHGFYQACRVTGRNTTPCKEVDIEGTTVIEVGLDPSNNMTLAVDCVGILKLRNADVEARIGIAGSKKKSTRARLVFRVNITRKDGSTLTLQTPSSPILCTQPAGVPEILKKSLHSCSVKGEEEVFLIGKNFLKGTKVIFQENVSDENSWKSEAEIDMELFHQNHLIVKVPPYHDQHITLPVSVGIYVVTNAGRSHDVQPFTYTPDPAAAGVMNVNVKKEISSPSRPCSFEEAMKAMKTTGCNLDKVNILPNSLITPLISSSMIKSEDVTPMEVTAEKRSSPIFKTTKTVGSTQQTLENISNIAGNGSFSSSSSSHLPSENEKQQQIQPKTYNPETLTTIQTQDISQPGTFPAVSASSQLPNSDALLQQATQFQTRETQSREVLQSDGTVVNLSHLTESSQQQQQSPLQEQAQTLQQQISSNIFPSPNSVSQLQNTIQHLQAGSFTGSTASGSSGNVDLVQQVLEAQQQLSSVLFSAPDGNENVQEQLSADIFQQVSQIQNSVSPGMFSSTEPAVHARADNLIAGRAESVHPPTENTLSSQQQQQQQQQVMESSAAMVMEMQQSICQAAAQIQSELFPSPASANGNLQQSPVYQQTSHMMSALSTNEDMQMQCELFSSPPAVSGNETTTTTTQQVATPGTTMFQTSSSGDGEETGAQAKQIQNSVFQTMVQMQHSGDNQPQVNLFSSTKSMMSVQNNGTQQQGNGLFQQGNEMISLQSGNFLQQSSHSQAPLFHPQNPIADAQNLSQETQGSIFHSPSPIVHSQTSTTSSEQMQPPMFHSQSTMAVLQGSSVPQDQQSANLFLSQSPMNNLQSNTVAQEEQISFFAAQNSISPLQSTSNTEQQAAFQQQAPISHIQTPMLSQEQAQPSQQGMFQPQVSLGSLPPNPMPQNQQGTIFQSQHPIVAIQSNSPSQEQQQQQQQQQQQQQQQQQSILFSNQNTMATMASQKQPPPNMMFNPNQNPMANQEQQNQSIFHQQNNMAPMNQEQQPMQFQNQPTVSSLQNPGPTQSESPQTSLFHSSPQIQLVQGSPSSQEQQVTLFLSPASMSALQTSMNQQDMQQSPLYSPQNNMPGIQGATSSPQPQATLFHNTTGGTMNQLQNSPGSSQQTSGMFLFGIQNNCSQLLTSGPATLPDQLMAISQAGQPQNEGQPPVTTLLSQQMPENSSLASSINANQNIEKIDLLVSLQNQGNNLTGTF